From Mobula hypostoma chromosome 27, sMobHyp1.1, whole genome shotgun sequence, a single genomic window includes:
- the LOC134338375 gene encoding hydroxycarboxylic acid receptor 2-like: protein MANSTPQCVPAEDVNSSYNPPVIIIILILGLAGNTIALWIFCVHVKSRKPSIIYSLNLMIADTLLLCCLPLRAVYFIRGKDWSFGDGLCRLNVFMISLNRTGSVFFLMVIAIDRYFKVVHPLHKVNRISTRCAVMIAGGLWIVAVAICLHLLIDELDFEQHNVTNCEPFSITKDLRPTALWTGFIFIFFQFLLPVSVILFSTSSIIWRLRQMEAGMRAKYKRTVKLVIAVAAVFVIFFLPSSVAVVAVLVTKLRRSIDSKSYHIAANIFYNTLFITYLNSVVDPIIYYFSTSQFKDGLEKALLPLNLSCRRSATEQGTSTEEQTVDQQTSSSAAIQCSWSA from the coding sequence ATGGCGAACTCGACCCCGCAATGTGTTCCTGCTGAAGATGTTAACTCATCCTACAACCCGCCCGTAATTATCATCATATTAATCCTCGGGCTTGCTGGAAATacgattgctttgtggatcttttGTGTTCATGTGAAGTCGCGGAAACCAAGTATTATATATTCACTGAATCTCATGATTGCAGACactctgttactgtgctgtctaCCTTTACGAGCTGTTTATTTTATCCGAGGGAAGGACTGGAGTTTTGGTGATGGACTGTGTCGACTGAACGTTTTCATGATTTCCCTGAACCGAACTGGAAGCGTCTTTTTCCTCATGGTTATAGCGATCGATCGTTACTTTAAGGTGGTCCATCCACTCCACAAGGTAAACAGGATCTCTACAAGGTGTGCGGTGATGATAGCAGGCGGTCTGTGGATTGTAGCGGTGGCTATTTGCTTGCACTTGCTGATAGACGAACTTGACTTCGAACAACACAACGTGACAAACTGTGAGCCTTTCAGCATAACGAAGGATCTACGTCCCACAGCACTTTGGACTggctttatttttatattttttcagTTTCTTTTGCCAGTTTCAGTTATCCTGTTCTCTACGTCCTCCATCATCTGGAGGTTACGGCAGATGGAAGCTGGAATGCGGGCGAAATATAAGCGAACTGTGAAACTTGTGATAGCCGTGGCTGCggtttttgtcatttttttcttGCCCAGCAGTGTTGCTGTGGTCGCGGTTTTGGTGACTAAACTGAGAAGGTCAATTGACAGCAAGTCGTATCACATAGCAGCGAATATCTTTTACAATACGTTGTTTATAACGTATCTGAACAGTGTGGTCGATCCCATTATTTACTATTTTTCTACTTCGCAGTTTAAAGATGGTTTGGAGAAAGCTCTGCTTCCTCTTAATTTAAGCTGTCGCAGATCAGCCACTGAACAAGGAACATCTACAGAAGAGCAGACTGTGGATCAGCAAACGAGCTCATCAGCAGCCATCCAATGTTCCTGGTCCGCGTGA